A part of Brachybacterium faecium DSM 4810 genomic DNA contains:
- a CDS encoding copper/silver-translocating P-type ATPase (PFAM: haloacid dehalogenase-like hydrolase; E1-E2 ATPase~TIGRFAM: heavy metal translocating P-type ATPase; copper-(or silver)-translocating P-type ATPase; ATPase, P-type (transporting), HAD superfamily, subfamily IC), with translation MSHDSSTHVHGDHAPTHEEHVDHSGHGGHGEHGGHGDHVAQFRRLFWIMLVLAIPVVAVSPMFAHLLGYSVPESGGVSWIPPMLGTVLYVWGGRPFLTGGVSEVRSRQPGMMLLIALAITVAFLASWGSTLGLLDPQLDFWWELALLVVIMLLGHWVEMRSLAQTSSALDSLAALLPDEAERVEGEEIVTVDPSELAVGDTVIVRPGASVPADGTIVDGAASMDESMITGESTTVRREVGDGVVAGTVATDSGLRLEVSAIGEDTALAGIRKLVSDAQSSSSRAQRLADTAAGWLFWFALGAAILTVVAWMLLGSPDQAVIRAITVLVIACPHALGLAIPLVVSLATERAARGGVLVKDRLALEQMRTVDTVLFDKTGTLTRGEPAVTGIEPAAEHSEEELLALAAAAEAPSEHPLARAIVRAAEEREIRYRSGDEFSSSPAVGVRATVEGTVVEVGGPYLLEQHELAELPVAAQWREQGATILHVLAGGEVIGALCLVDEIRTESSDAIDALHAQDVQVVMITGDAEAVARSVGEELGIDRVFAGVRPEDKASKVAALQQEGRRVAMVGDGVNDAPALAQADVGLAIGAGTDVAIGSAGVVLASSDPRSVLSVLELSHAAYRKMQQNLWWAGGYNLLAVPLAAGVLAPIGFVLPMSVGALLMSASTVVVALNAQLLRRLDLRPQASAEKVLGRRAR, from the coding sequence ATGAGCCACGACTCGTCCACGCACGTCCACGGCGACCACGCCCCCACCCACGAGGAGCATGTCGACCACAGCGGCCACGGCGGGCACGGGGAGCACGGCGGCCACGGCGATCACGTCGCGCAATTCCGGCGGCTGTTCTGGATCATGCTGGTGCTGGCGATCCCGGTGGTCGCGGTGAGCCCGATGTTCGCGCACCTGCTGGGCTACTCCGTGCCGGAGAGCGGCGGGGTCTCGTGGATCCCGCCCATGCTCGGCACCGTCCTGTACGTGTGGGGCGGCAGGCCGTTCCTCACCGGGGGCGTCTCGGAGGTCCGCTCGCGGCAGCCCGGGATGATGCTGCTCATCGCGCTCGCGATCACCGTCGCCTTCCTCGCCTCCTGGGGCTCGACCCTGGGCCTGCTCGACCCGCAGCTCGACTTCTGGTGGGAGCTCGCGCTGCTGGTGGTGATCATGCTGCTGGGCCACTGGGTCGAGATGCGCTCGCTGGCCCAGACCAGCTCCGCGCTCGACTCGCTCGCCGCCCTCCTGCCCGATGAGGCGGAGAGGGTCGAGGGCGAGGAGATCGTCACCGTCGACCCGTCCGAGCTCGCCGTCGGCGACACCGTCATCGTGCGCCCCGGCGCCTCCGTCCCGGCCGACGGCACGATCGTCGACGGCGCCGCCAGCATGGACGAGTCCATGATCACCGGCGAGTCCACCACCGTGCGGCGCGAGGTCGGGGACGGCGTCGTCGCCGGGACCGTCGCCACCGACTCCGGGCTGCGCCTCGAGGTGAGCGCCATCGGGGAGGACACCGCGCTTGCGGGGATCCGCAAGCTCGTCTCCGACGCGCAGAGCTCCTCCTCCCGCGCGCAGCGCCTCGCCGACACCGCCGCCGGATGGCTGTTCTGGTTCGCGCTCGGCGCCGCGATCCTCACCGTCGTGGCATGGATGCTCCTGGGCAGCCCCGACCAGGCCGTGATCCGGGCGATCACCGTGCTGGTCATCGCCTGCCCCCACGCGCTCGGCCTCGCGATCCCGCTGGTCGTCTCCCTGGCCACCGAGCGCGCCGCCCGCGGCGGCGTGCTCGTCAAGGACCGGCTCGCGCTCGAGCAGATGCGCACCGTGGACACCGTGCTGTTCGACAAGACCGGCACCCTCACCCGCGGCGAGCCCGCCGTGACCGGGATCGAGCCCGCCGCCGAGCACTCCGAGGAGGAGCTGCTGGCGCTGGCCGCCGCGGCGGAGGCCCCCAGCGAGCATCCGCTGGCCCGCGCGATCGTGCGCGCCGCCGAGGAGCGCGAGATCCGCTACCGCTCCGGGGACGAGTTCAGCTCCTCCCCGGCCGTGGGGGTGCGCGCCACCGTCGAAGGCACCGTCGTCGAGGTGGGCGGCCCGTACCTGCTCGAGCAGCACGAGCTCGCCGAGCTGCCCGTCGCCGCGCAGTGGCGGGAGCAGGGGGCGACGATCCTCCATGTCCTCGCGGGCGGCGAGGTGATCGGCGCGCTGTGCCTGGTCGACGAGATCCGCACCGAGTCGAGCGACGCGATCGACGCCCTCCACGCGCAGGACGTGCAGGTCGTGATGATCACCGGCGACGCCGAGGCCGTCGCCCGCAGCGTCGGCGAGGAGCTCGGCATCGACCGCGTCTTCGCCGGGGTGCGCCCCGAGGACAAGGCCTCGAAGGTCGCCGCGCTGCAGCAGGAGGGGCGGCGGGTCGCGATGGTCGGCGACGGCGTCAACGACGCCCCCGCCCTCGCCCAGGCCGACGTCGGCCTCGCGATCGGTGCGGGCACCGACGTCGCGATCGGCTCCGCCGGGGTGGTCCTGGCCTCCTCCGACCCGCGCTCGGTGCTGTCGGTGCTCGAGCTCTCCCACGCCGCGTACCGCAAGATGCAGCAGAACCTGTGGTGGGCCGGCGGCTACAACCTGCTGGCCGTGCCGCTCGCCGCGGGGGTGCTCGCCCCGATCGGCTTCGTGCTGCCGATGAGCGTGGGGGCGCTGCTGATGTCCGCCTCGACCGTGGTGGTGGCGCTGAACGCGCAGCTGCTGCGCCGGCTGGACCTGCGCCCGCAGGCCAGCGCCGAGAAGGTGCTCGGCCGGCGCGCCCGCTGA
- a CDS encoding uncharacterized conserved protein (PFAM: 3-demethylubiquinone-9 3-methyltransferase) — protein MPAGLHPYLNFDGRAREAFEFYGGALGAIPQFATFGEFGAVPEGDSHTDWIMHASLEVSDLIKLYAADVIEGMAEYRPGTNVTLSLMGDDEPLLRGAYEKLSEGGTVTMPLEKQLWGDVYGAFTDRFGIVWQVNISTSRG, from the coding sequence ATGCCCGCAGGTCTCCATCCCTATCTCAACTTCGACGGCAGAGCCCGAGAGGCGTTCGAGTTCTACGGCGGGGCGCTCGGCGCGATCCCGCAGTTCGCGACCTTCGGCGAGTTCGGCGCCGTGCCGGAGGGCGATTCCCACACCGACTGGATCATGCACGCGAGCCTCGAGGTCAGCGACCTGATCAAGCTCTACGCGGCGGACGTCATCGAGGGCATGGCCGAGTACCGCCCCGGCACCAATGTGACCCTGTCGCTGATGGGCGATGACGAGCCCCTGCTGCGCGGCGCCTACGAGAAGCTCTCGGAGGGCGGCACCGTCACCATGCCGCTCGAGAAGCAGCTGTGGGGCGACGTGTACGGCGCGTTCACCGATCGCTTCGGCATCGTGTGGCAGGTGAACATCTCCACCTCCCGCGGCTGA
- a CDS encoding carbonic anhydrase (PFAM: Carbonic anhydrase), with translation MTSPRVTVQQAWDALAEGNERFMAGDLHHPQQNAARRSELRASQAPNAAFLGCSDSRVAAEILFDCGLGDLFVVRNIGQIANENTVATMEFAVAELGVAVIVVLAHGTCGAVKAAIDQTTSAPSEVTPAIRKELEEIRPAVQQEWFATQQVSPYVDPSLIDVDAVGRRHLDETVNALMRQSTVISDAVAAGELGIVGCQYQLEEGRVSPISWVGQLEITR, from the coding sequence ATGACTTCTCCCCGCGTCACCGTCCAGCAGGCCTGGGATGCCCTCGCGGAGGGGAACGAGAGGTTCATGGCCGGGGATCTGCACCACCCCCAGCAGAACGCGGCCCGACGCAGCGAGCTGCGCGCCTCGCAGGCGCCGAACGCCGCGTTCCTGGGATGCTCGGATTCGCGCGTCGCGGCGGAGATCCTCTTCGACTGCGGCCTGGGCGACCTCTTCGTGGTGCGCAACATCGGCCAGATCGCGAACGAGAACACCGTCGCGACCATGGAGTTCGCCGTCGCCGAGCTGGGTGTCGCCGTGATCGTGGTGCTCGCCCACGGCACCTGCGGCGCGGTGAAGGCCGCGATCGACCAGACCACCTCGGCCCCGAGCGAGGTCACCCCGGCGATCCGCAAGGAGCTCGAGGAGATCCGCCCCGCGGTGCAGCAGGAGTGGTTCGCCACCCAGCAGGTCAGCCCCTACGTGGACCCCTCGCTCATCGACGTCGACGCGGTGGGTCGCCGCCATCTCGACGAGACCGTCAACGCTCTCATGCGGCAGTCCACGGTGATCTCCGATGCGGTCGCGGCGGGCGAGCTGGGGATCGTGGGCTGCCAGTACCAGCTCGAGGAGGGACGGGTCTCGCCGATCTCGTGGGTCGGTCAGCTCGAGATCACACGCTGA
- a CDS encoding aminodeoxychorismate synthase, component I (PFAM: chorismate binding enzyme; Aminotransferase class IV~TIGRFAM: aminodeoxychorismate synthase, component I, bacterial clade) produces the protein MPLAAPAPVARFDDVAAGHAVQFSRADRVIEAWRPDEVRPALAAVEEAVAGGAWAFGMLAYEAAAGLDAQARVRAPREGLPLVWFGLATAPDEASRPLTTGEGFTLAPWEADWDRAQHAGRVEAVRAAIAEGETYQCNLTTRLRSRFTGDAFGLYGELAHRQQGSHHAFLDLGRTAVVSASPESFLRWEEGELRTVPMKGTAARGADAAQDLAAREALRASEKDCAENIMIVDLLRNDLSRVCAPGTVQVSDLLRAEPYPTLWQLTSTVTGRPAPSTGVVDVLEALFPCGSITGAPKLSTMALIAELEDAPRGAYCGALGYLAPGPAPQARFNVAIRTVEIDREAGTAVYGAGGGITWDSTPAGEYDELLVKAAVLPTGPREPFALLETFAVRDGTGQNLEAHLERMLASAAQLGIPVRRETLTAAVADAIAARAHEPAALLRLALGQDGTLESTARPLSTPPGPVRLALDEVRTVFPAQLSAHKTTMRAHLDAARARHPEADDVVLRGAHGRAVETTIATLAARIDGTWCTPPLADGCLAGVGRRLALARGELLERPLEIEDLRAAEQLAVISSARGWRSAVLTDS, from the coding sequence ATGCCCCTCGCCGCCCCCGCGCCCGTCGCCCGCTTCGACGACGTCGCCGCCGGCCATGCCGTGCAGTTCTCCCGCGCGGACCGGGTGATCGAGGCGTGGCGCCCGGACGAGGTGCGGCCCGCGCTCGCCGCCGTCGAGGAGGCCGTGGCGGGCGGTGCCTGGGCTTTCGGGATGCTCGCCTATGAGGCGGCCGCCGGTCTCGATGCGCAGGCACGGGTCCGCGCCCCGCGAGAGGGCCTGCCGCTGGTGTGGTTCGGGCTCGCGACCGCCCCCGACGAGGCGTCGCGGCCGCTCACCACCGGCGAGGGGTTCACGCTGGCACCGTGGGAGGCGGACTGGGACCGGGCCCAGCACGCCGGCCGGGTGGAGGCCGTGCGCGCCGCGATCGCCGAGGGCGAGACCTACCAGTGCAACCTCACCACCCGCCTGCGGTCCCGCTTCACGGGGGACGCCTTCGGGCTGTACGGGGAGCTCGCCCACCGGCAGCAGGGCTCCCACCACGCCTTCCTCGACCTGGGGCGGACGGCCGTGGTCAGCGCGAGCCCCGAATCCTTCCTCCGCTGGGAGGAGGGGGAGCTGCGCACCGTGCCGATGAAGGGCACGGCCGCGCGCGGCGCCGACGCCGCGCAGGACCTCGCCGCCCGCGAGGCGCTGCGGGCCAGCGAGAAGGACTGCGCCGAGAACATCATGATCGTGGACCTGCTGCGCAACGACCTCTCACGGGTGTGCGCGCCGGGCACCGTGCAGGTCAGCGACCTGCTGCGCGCCGAGCCGTACCCGACGCTGTGGCAGCTGACCTCGACCGTCACGGGACGGCCCGCCCCGAGCACCGGAGTCGTGGACGTGCTCGAGGCGCTGTTCCCCTGCGGCTCCATCACCGGCGCGCCGAAGCTCTCCACCATGGCGCTCATCGCCGAGCTCGAGGACGCCCCGCGCGGCGCGTACTGCGGGGCGCTCGGCTACCTCGCCCCCGGGCCCGCCCCGCAGGCCCGCTTCAACGTCGCGATCCGCACGGTCGAGATCGACCGGGAGGCGGGCACCGCCGTGTACGGCGCGGGCGGCGGCATCACCTGGGACTCCACCCCGGCGGGCGAGTACGACGAGCTGCTGGTCAAGGCCGCGGTGCTGCCCACAGGGCCCCGGGAGCCCTTCGCCCTGCTGGAGACCTTCGCCGTGCGGGACGGGACCGGGCAGAACCTCGAGGCGCATCTGGAGCGGATGCTCGCCTCCGCCGCGCAGCTCGGGATCCCGGTGCGGCGCGAGACGCTCACCGCCGCCGTCGCGGACGCGATCGCCGCCCGCGCGCACGAGCCCGCCGCGCTGCTGCGCCTCGCCCTGGGACAGGACGGCACCCTCGAGAGCACGGCACGGCCGCTGAGCACGCCGCCCGGGCCCGTGCGCCTCGCCCTCGACGAGGTGCGCACCGTGTTCCCCGCGCAGCTCAGCGCCCACAAGACCACGATGCGCGCGCACCTCGACGCCGCCCGCGCCCGCCACCCGGAGGCCGACGACGTGGTGCTGCGCGGCGCGCACGGCCGCGCGGTGGAGACCACCATCGCGACCCTCGCCGCCCGGATCGACGGCACCTGGTGCACCCCGCCGCTGGCCGATGGCTGCCTCGCCGGCGTCGGCCGCCGGCTCGCGCTCGCACGAGGCGAGCTCCTCGAGCGCCCGCTCGAGATCGAGGATCTGCGCGCGGCCGAGCAGCTCGCGGTGATCAGCTCGGCACGCGGGTGGCGCTCGGCCGTGCTCACGGACTCGTGA
- a CDS encoding conserved hypothetical protein TIGR00299 (PFAM: Protein of unknown function DUF111~TIGRFAM: conserved hypothetical protein TIGR00299), translated as MDSPLPRQAFVDATAGIAGDMLLAALVDAGADLERVQQVLDALVPGSVRFVRSQVDRGGQRAVKIDVEVLVEDPPHRTWASLRALLEQARGRDDVPERTVDLSLEVFGRLAEAEGATHGIPAEEVHFHEVGALDSLADVIGACEAWRQLGITEATGSVLAVGSGRIRAAHGDIPVPVPAVARLALGWPTVAGELLPARGHRHSHDHDHDHDHDHDSHHAHLPAHAQGGPHEHGGRRVPAGVAPGIGELATPTGVALLRGLAGSAGPQPALTTEALGVGAGTKDTPGRPNVVRVLVGRPLGPARAASPDAHDTPTAAWQLEANVDDLDPRLWPGVLDELLEHGALDAWLTPIIMKRGRPATTVHALVRQGAEVEMSTLLMDRTGSLGVRRHRVEREIRTRDFTEVTVRGQRVAVKIARDGEGRVQRREPEFRDVAAAARVLGISERAMLDLARESAAGLTDPGS; from the coding sequence ATGGACTCCCCGCTCCCCCGCCAGGCCTTCGTCGATGCGACCGCAGGGATCGCGGGTGACATGCTGCTGGCGGCCCTGGTCGATGCGGGCGCCGACCTCGAGCGCGTGCAGCAGGTGCTCGACGCGCTCGTCCCGGGCTCGGTGCGCTTCGTGCGCTCGCAGGTGGATCGGGGCGGGCAGCGCGCGGTGAAGATCGACGTGGAGGTGCTCGTCGAGGACCCGCCGCACCGCACCTGGGCCTCCCTCCGCGCCCTGCTCGAGCAGGCCCGCGGCCGCGACGACGTCCCCGAGCGCACGGTGGACCTGTCGCTCGAGGTGTTCGGCCGCCTCGCCGAGGCGGAGGGCGCCACCCACGGCATCCCGGCCGAGGAGGTCCACTTCCACGAGGTGGGGGCGCTGGACTCGCTGGCCGACGTGATCGGGGCGTGCGAGGCGTGGCGCCAGCTCGGCATCACCGAGGCGACCGGCAGCGTGCTCGCCGTCGGCTCGGGCCGGATCCGTGCCGCGCACGGCGACATCCCGGTGCCCGTGCCCGCCGTGGCCCGGCTCGCGCTGGGCTGGCCGACGGTCGCCGGCGAGCTGCTCCCCGCCCGCGGACACCGCCACAGCCACGACCACGACCACGACCACGACCACGACCACGACAGCCACCACGCGCACCTGCCCGCCCACGCGCAGGGCGGTCCGCATGAGCACGGCGGGCGGCGGGTCCCCGCCGGGGTCGCGCCCGGCATCGGCGAGCTCGCCACCCCCACGGGGGTGGCGCTGCTGCGCGGCCTCGCCGGCAGCGCCGGGCCGCAGCCGGCGCTGACGACGGAGGCGCTCGGCGTGGGCGCCGGCACCAAGGACACCCCCGGCCGCCCGAACGTGGTGCGGGTGCTGGTGGGTCGACCGCTCGGTCCGGCCCGGGCCGCGTCCCCCGATGCGCACGACACCCCGACCGCCGCCTGGCAGCTGGAGGCGAACGTCGACGACCTGGATCCGCGGCTGTGGCCGGGCGTGCTCGACGAGCTGCTCGAGCACGGGGCGCTGGATGCCTGGCTGACCCCGATCATCATGAAGCGCGGCCGCCCCGCGACGACCGTGCACGCGCTGGTCAGGCAGGGTGCGGAGGTCGAGATGTCCACGCTGCTCATGGATCGCACGGGCAGCCTCGGAGTGCGGCGCCACCGGGTGGAGCGGGAGATCCGCACCCGTGATTTCACCGAGGTCACGGTGCGCGGGCAGCGGGTCGCGGTGAAGATCGCCCGCGACGGCGAGGGGCGGGTGCAGCGGCGCGAACCGGAGTTCCGGGACGTGGCCGCGGCGGCCCGGGTGCTCGGCATCAGCGAGCGCGCGATGCTGGATCTGGCGCGCGAATCGGCGGCCGGCCTGACGGATCCGGGTTCCTGA
- a CDS encoding methyltransferase family protein (PFAM: Methyltransferase domain) produces MSTTDGPAENLWTAALRRDPEHAHRYAERWRRLEASGQDIHGEARLLDAMAARGARILDAGCGSGRLGGHLARAGHDVTGVDLDPHLIDVARADHPGARWEVGNLAALDLQEEDGTRSRFDLQLCAGNVLAFLAGAERRPALARLAEHLAEDGRLVVGFGLDRGYAADDFAADAAAAGLRLEQRFSTWDLRPADDRFLVGILGRA; encoded by the coding sequence ATGAGCACCACCGACGGCCCCGCCGAGAACCTCTGGACCGCGGCGCTGCGCCGCGACCCCGAGCACGCCCACCGCTACGCCGAGCGCTGGCGCCGCCTCGAGGCCTCCGGCCAGGACATCCACGGCGAGGCCCGTCTGCTGGACGCGATGGCGGCCCGCGGCGCGCGCATCCTCGACGCCGGCTGCGGCAGCGGGCGCCTGGGCGGGCACCTCGCCCGGGCCGGGCACGACGTGACCGGAGTGGATCTCGATCCGCACCTCATCGACGTGGCGCGGGCGGATCATCCCGGGGCGCGCTGGGAGGTCGGGAACCTCGCCGCCCTCGACCTGCAGGAGGAGGACGGCACCCGCTCCCGCTTCGACCTGCAGCTCTGCGCGGGCAACGTGCTCGCCTTCCTCGCCGGTGCGGAGCGCCGGCCGGCGCTCGCCCGCCTCGCCGAGCACCTCGCGGAGGACGGCAGGCTCGTGGTCGGGTTCGGCCTGGACCGCGGCTACGCGGCCGACGACTTCGCGGCCGACGCCGCCGCGGCCGGGCTCCGCCTCGAGCAGCGCTTCAGCACCTGGGACCTGCGACCGGCCGACGACCGCTTCCTGGTGGGGATCCTCGGCCGCGCCTGA
- a CDS encoding fucose permease (PFAM: Major Facilitator Superfamily): MPVPLARRRWALYALFLLPGLCMSSWVTRTPAVRDLLEASTAQMGLVLFGLSVGSMAGILSSGPLVMRWGTRPVIATGSTLIVVAMPLIAIGAAAGMPLLTAVGLALFGGGMGGGEVAMNVEGADVERLGGMPFLPALHGCFSLGTVIGAVLGILATAAAFPVVAHLVLAGVVGAALLLWAMRAIAPGVGRVDAAERAAQATTPRPAIWKDTRLVLIGGIVLAMALAEGTANDWLPLVMVDGHGFDATMGSTVFALFAAAMTAGRFAGGPVVARVGRSRVLGVSALFAATGLALISFVDSQPVALVAVVLWGLGASLGFPLALSAAGDSGPNPAARVALASTIGYLAFLVGPPTLGLLGEEVGLRGALVVPLAVVLVAVLLAPATAPRPAGEPEPRELAEDTAR, translated from the coding sequence GTGCCCGTCCCTCTCGCCCGCCGCCGCTGGGCGCTGTATGCGCTGTTCCTGCTGCCCGGCCTGTGCATGTCCTCCTGGGTCACCCGCACCCCGGCGGTGCGCGATCTGCTCGAGGCCTCGACCGCGCAGATGGGCCTGGTGCTGTTCGGCCTCTCCGTCGGCTCCATGGCGGGGATCCTCTCCTCCGGCCCGCTGGTGATGCGCTGGGGCACCCGCCCGGTGATCGCCACCGGCTCCACCCTGATCGTGGTGGCGATGCCCCTCATCGCGATCGGGGCGGCGGCCGGGATGCCGCTGCTGACCGCGGTGGGGCTCGCGCTGTTCGGCGGCGGGATGGGCGGCGGCGAGGTCGCCATGAACGTCGAGGGCGCGGACGTCGAGCGGCTCGGCGGCATGCCGTTCCTGCCGGCGCTGCACGGCTGCTTCAGCCTCGGCACCGTCATCGGGGCGGTGCTGGGCATCCTCGCCACCGCGGCGGCCTTCCCGGTGGTGGCCCATCTCGTGCTCGCCGGCGTGGTCGGCGCCGCCCTGCTGCTGTGGGCGATGCGGGCCATCGCCCCCGGCGTCGGCCGGGTCGACGCCGCCGAGCGCGCCGCCCAGGCCACCACCCCGCGCCCCGCGATCTGGAAGGACACCCGCCTCGTGCTCATCGGCGGGATCGTGCTGGCCATGGCGCTGGCCGAGGGGACCGCGAACGACTGGCTGCCGCTGGTCATGGTCGACGGCCACGGCTTCGACGCGACCATGGGCTCGACCGTGTTCGCGCTGTTCGCCGCCGCGATGACCGCCGGCCGCTTCGCCGGCGGGCCGGTCGTGGCCCGGGTGGGCCGCTCCCGCGTGCTCGGGGTCAGCGCCCTGTTCGCGGCGACCGGTCTCGCGCTCATCTCCTTCGTGGACAGCCAGCCGGTGGCGCTGGTCGCGGTGGTGCTGTGGGGTCTCGGCGCCTCGCTGGGCTTCCCGCTGGCGCTCTCCGCCGCCGGGGACTCGGGCCCGAACCCCGCCGCCCGCGTGGCCCTCGCCTCGACGATCGGCTACCTCGCGTTCCTCGTCGGTCCGCCCACCCTGGGCCTGCTCGGCGAGGAGGTGGGGCTGCGCGGCGCGCTCGTGGTCCCCCTCGCGGTGGTGCTGGTGGCGGTGCTGCTCGCCCCGGCGACCGCGCCGCGGCCCGCCGGGGAGCCCGAACCCCGCGAGCTGGCCGAGGACACGGCACGATAG
- a CDS encoding CBS domain-containing protein (PFAM: Domain of unknown function DUF21; CBS domain pair) yields the protein MSTATGLGLTLLLLLLNAFFVGAEFALISARRSVIEPRALEGKWAAKVTIYAMEHVSLMMAGAQMGITVCSLALGAISEPAIAHLLEVPLEVLGVPAGFTHPIAFVCALGLVTYLHVVFGEMVPKNIALAGPERMALILSPVLMGVVTVLRPLLWLLNASGNLVLRILGVTPKAEVTSAFTRNEVAAMVSESREGGLLEDNDEALLLGALRFEARSVANLVIPLAEVSTLPEGVTAAQAEAAAVEGYSRFPVRTADGRLTGYVHIKDLLDSVQERREDPIPEERIRALPRIGADQALREALAEMQDSGAHLGAATDERGEVIGVVTLEDMLEELVGQIRDDSRIAA from the coding sequence ATGAGCACCGCGACCGGACTCGGCCTCACCCTCCTGCTGCTGCTCCTGAACGCCTTCTTCGTCGGCGCGGAGTTCGCGCTGATCTCCGCCCGCCGCTCCGTGATCGAGCCCCGCGCCCTCGAGGGGAAGTGGGCCGCGAAGGTCACGATCTACGCGATGGAGCACGTCTCGCTGATGATGGCCGGTGCGCAGATGGGCATCACCGTGTGCTCCCTCGCGCTCGGCGCGATCAGCGAGCCCGCCATCGCGCACCTGCTCGAGGTGCCGCTCGAGGTGCTCGGGGTGCCGGCCGGCTTCACCCACCCGATCGCCTTCGTGTGCGCGCTCGGGCTGGTGACCTACCTCCACGTGGTCTTCGGCGAGATGGTCCCGAAGAACATCGCGCTGGCCGGGCCGGAGCGGATGGCCCTCATCCTCTCCCCGGTGCTGATGGGCGTGGTCACCGTGCTGCGCCCGCTGCTGTGGCTGCTCAACGCGAGCGGCAACCTGGTGCTGCGGATCCTCGGCGTCACCCCGAAGGCGGAGGTGACCAGCGCCTTCACCCGCAACGAGGTGGCGGCGATGGTCAGCGAGTCCCGGGAGGGCGGGCTGCTCGAGGACAACGACGAGGCGCTCCTGCTGGGGGCGCTGCGCTTCGAGGCCCGCAGCGTGGCGAACCTGGTGATCCCCCTCGCGGAGGTCTCCACCCTGCCCGAGGGCGTCACCGCCGCGCAGGCGGAGGCCGCCGCCGTGGAGGGCTACTCCCGCTTCCCGGTGCGCACGGCCGACGGCCGCCTGACCGGCTACGTCCACATCAAGGACCTCCTGGACTCCGTGCAGGAGCGGCGCGAGGACCCGATCCCGGAGGAGCGCATCCGCGCCCTGCCGCGGATCGGCGCGGACCAGGCGCTGCGCGAGGCGCTCGCCGAGATGCAGGACTCCGGCGCCCACCTCGGTGCGGCGACGGACGAGCGCGGCGAGGTGATCGGCGTGGTCACCCTCGAGGACATGCTCGAGGAGCTGGTGGGCCAGATCCGCGACGACTCGCGCATCGCGGCCTGA